One Halobacterium zhouii genomic region harbors:
- a CDS encoding glycoside hydrolase family 2 TIM barrel-domain containing protein has protein sequence MPTRRSYLQGVAALGGIGSLSYVADRGSGATKTFSSFVDRDGTQFTLDGAPFYFNGANAPWLTHTYPSKDTVDAVMAFANDLDIDVLRTGIHSVDVGGVVHSPEPGELGEEAFQHVDYILQQAEQHGIRMVFSLVDNWDYYGGMAAYVSNSPTASQHDDFYTDAQCREWYRTYVEKVLTRKNTLTGRVYRDDPTVLMWELANEAEAKQAGIDPLQSWTEEMAAHFKSLDGNHLVSTGSGGNFNRDSNVWEYSGGNGVDFVQNHSIPEVDVCSFHLYPEWLNENTNAYGKQWIRDHVTDAHDTIGKPVFMGEFGWAAGRSPDRASVYSDWFGLLDEHDAAGAATWQLVKENRSETSKHDIRRNDTATTNVLDDFSATQTAKRGSSSSGGGSGGTATDTSSLAGERLDVTGAGADIWNQYDEFHYAHERVSGDATLAANVTAQDDTHWWAKAGLMVRGSTAPDAAHAMIVVTPDNGVAFQYRTDAGGWSSSTGASGSVPQRLKLERRGDTVTGYAERNGSWTEVGSATIPVTEPHLGLAVTSHRAGTASTARFENITGQTDSRLSAWTNEDVGSVDVAGSVSSVDAAGPTVEAGNATVDDTSATLTGDLSALGGADSATVYFEWGPVGDGFPNVTATRALDATGSFNETVSGLATGTRYEFRAVAETAAGSDRSAATQFQAATSPPVVDDLVAAGYESSSGGQYWVSWSVTDPSGDLSVVTVELLDGNGSVVADATTQVNGANHGGSDAFSTSGSVSQYRLTVVDAAGNETTDTRDITQ, from the coding sequence ATGCCGACTAGACGGAGTTACCTTCAGGGGGTGGCGGCACTCGGGGGCATCGGGAGTCTCAGCTACGTAGCCGACCGCGGTAGCGGGGCGACAAAGACGTTCTCCAGTTTCGTCGACCGGGACGGGACTCAGTTCACGCTCGACGGGGCGCCGTTCTACTTCAACGGCGCGAACGCGCCGTGGCTCACCCACACCTACCCGTCGAAGGACACCGTCGACGCGGTGATGGCGTTCGCCAACGACCTCGACATCGACGTGCTCCGAACGGGCATCCACTCCGTCGACGTCGGCGGCGTCGTCCACTCACCGGAACCCGGCGAGCTCGGTGAGGAGGCGTTCCAGCACGTCGACTACATCTTGCAGCAGGCCGAACAGCACGGCATCCGCATGGTGTTCTCGCTGGTGGACAACTGGGACTACTACGGCGGAATGGCCGCGTACGTCTCGAACTCGCCGACGGCGAGCCAGCACGACGACTTCTACACCGACGCCCAGTGCCGCGAGTGGTATCGAACGTACGTCGAGAAGGTGCTCACTCGGAAGAACACGCTGACGGGCCGCGTCTACCGCGACGACCCGACGGTGTTGATGTGGGAACTCGCGAACGAGGCGGAAGCCAAGCAGGCAGGTATAGACCCACTCCAGTCGTGGACCGAGGAGATGGCGGCCCACTTCAAATCCCTCGACGGGAACCATCTGGTCTCGACGGGGAGCGGTGGGAACTTCAACAGGGACAGCAACGTCTGGGAGTACAGCGGCGGCAACGGCGTGGACTTCGTGCAGAACCACTCGATTCCAGAGGTCGACGTGTGCTCGTTCCACCTCTACCCCGAGTGGCTCAACGAGAACACGAACGCGTACGGCAAGCAGTGGATTCGCGACCACGTCACCGACGCCCACGACACCATCGGGAAGCCGGTGTTCATGGGCGAGTTCGGGTGGGCCGCGGGCCGGAGTCCGGACCGCGCGTCCGTGTATTCGGACTGGTTCGGCCTGCTAGACGAACACGACGCCGCGGGCGCCGCGACGTGGCAACTCGTCAAGGAGAACCGCTCGGAGACCAGCAAACACGACATCCGTCGGAACGACACGGCGACGACGAACGTGCTCGATGACTTCTCCGCCACGCAGACAGCGAAGCGCGGGTCGTCGAGCAGCGGTGGAGGGAGTGGTGGCACGGCCACCGATACGTCCTCGCTCGCGGGTGAACGACTCGACGTCACCGGCGCGGGCGCAGACATCTGGAACCAGTACGACGAGTTCCACTACGCCCACGAGCGGGTGTCCGGTGACGCCACGCTCGCGGCGAACGTCACCGCCCAGGACGACACCCATTGGTGGGCGAAAGCGGGTCTGATGGTGCGTGGTTCGACCGCGCCGGACGCTGCCCACGCGATGATCGTCGTCACACCCGACAACGGCGTCGCGTTCCAGTACCGGACGGACGCCGGCGGCTGGAGTTCGAGTACGGGAGCCAGTGGGTCGGTGCCACAGCGCCTGAAACTCGAACGGCGCGGCGACACCGTCACCGGGTACGCCGAGCGGAACGGCTCCTGGACCGAGGTCGGCAGCGCGACGATTCCGGTGACCGAACCCCACCTCGGCCTCGCCGTCACCAGCCACCGGGCCGGTACCGCGTCCACTGCGCGCTTCGAGAACATCACGGGACAGACTGACTCCCGGCTCTCGGCGTGGACGAACGAGGACGTCGGCAGCGTCGACGTCGCGGGCAGCGTCAGTTCCGTCGACGCCGCCGGCCCCACCGTCGAGGCTGGCAACGCGACGGTCGACGATACGTCGGCCACCCTCACCGGGGACCTCTCAGCCCTCGGCGGCGCCGACAGCGCCACGGTGTACTTCGAGTGGGGGCCCGTCGGAGACGGCTTCCCGAACGTCACCGCCACCCGGGCCCTCGACGCAACCGGGAGCTTCAACGAGACGGTTTCGGGGCTCGCGACCGGCACCCGGTACGAGTTCCGTGCGGTCGCCGAGACAGCGGCGGGCAGCGACCGGAGCGCTGCCACACAGTTCCAGGCAGCCACGTCGCCGCCGGTGGTCGACGACCTAGTGGCGGCCGGCTACGAGTCGTCGAGCGGCGGCCAGTACTGGGTGTCGTGGTCGGTGACGGACCCCAGCGGCGACCTCTCGGTGGTCACCGTCGAGTTGCTCGACGGGAACGGTAGCGTCGTCGCAGACGCGACTACGCAGGTGAACGGCGCGAACCACGGAGGCAGCGACGCGTTCAGCACCTCCGGGAGCGTCAGCCAGTACCGGCTGACTGTCGTCGACGCCGCCGGCAACGAGACGACTGATACCCGGGACATCACGCAGTAG
- a CDS encoding DUF7537 family lipoprotein, protein MTDVRSLVLVLLVALAGCNGALGPIASDNGGDADGGNPSLPPGVTDDSVNATTLMDAHVESLDGESFTLEYNLSASSAQADVVATIGPNRERAAIHIEKSHQTEAYFFVDGVQYELDERDGETQYRVVNRSGADGAPFADRYVRPHELRILLAAGEWKTSGTTDCRAGTCWVLDATSVNESSQLSDASRFDGRAVVAPSGRVEKISVTIERPNDTGNVTITISDVGATTVTRPEWVDEANESGTRVGFE, encoded by the coding sequence ATGACAGACGTCAGATCCCTCGTGCTCGTCCTTCTCGTCGCGCTCGCCGGCTGTAACGGCGCGCTTGGACCGATTGCCAGTGATAACGGTGGTGACGCCGACGGCGGCAACCCCTCGCTTCCCCCAGGCGTCACCGATGACAGCGTAAACGCCACGACCCTCATGGACGCGCACGTCGAATCGCTCGACGGGGAGAGTTTTACGCTCGAGTACAACCTCTCCGCGAGTAGCGCACAGGCCGACGTCGTCGCGACCATCGGGCCGAACCGCGAACGCGCAGCGATTCACATCGAGAAGTCCCACCAGACGGAGGCGTACTTCTTCGTGGACGGCGTGCAGTACGAACTCGACGAGCGCGACGGCGAGACCCAGTACCGCGTCGTGAACCGCTCCGGCGCCGACGGCGCGCCGTTCGCCGACCGGTACGTCCGGCCGCACGAACTTCGCATCCTGCTCGCGGCCGGAGAGTGGAAGACGAGTGGCACCACGGACTGTCGCGCCGGCACGTGCTGGGTGCTCGACGCCACAAGTGTCAACGAGTCCAGCCAGCTTTCTGACGCGAGCCGCTTCGACGGGCGTGCAGTCGTCGCACCGTCCGGCCGCGTCGAGAAGATCAGCGTCACCATCGAACGGCCGAACGACACCGGCAACGTCACTATCACCATCTCTGACGTCGGCGCGACCACAGTGACCCGTCCGGAGTGGGTCGACGAAGCCAACGAATCGGGGACGCGCGTCGGGTTCGAGTAA
- a CDS encoding dicarboxylate/amino acid:cation symporter, whose product MSAVRAARSAWSAYRDVPLVYRLAAAFALGVVAGLAVGPPIEAIAPLGELFVRLLKMLVLPLVVFTLLSGIRRLTPSRMGRIGGSVVALYLATTAVAAVIGIAVANLVQPGTGVEFTGGEAVSAEAPSLVDVFLGIVPTNPVNAMASGDVLSVIFFVTALGLGLVIARDRADSEEVETYAEAIFAGAAALTEALFNVVWAVMEYGVVGVFALAATSVAGLGLDAVATLGTLVFTVTLGVVVHITVTYLGIITVGVLGRSPVEFLAGAKDAMVTAFATRSSSGTLPVTMQRADEAFGIDESLYGFSLPLGATVNMDGAAIRQAVTAVFAANLFGVPLGLGEQVTLLATVVFVSIGTAGVPGAGLVMLTIILESLGLPLTVVGFVAGVDPLLGAVATMNNVTGDLAVSTVAAKYNDAIDFTTGVWSGGGTEAAATAD is encoded by the coding sequence ATGAGTGCTGTTCGTGCCGCTCGGAGCGCGTGGAGCGCGTACCGTGACGTGCCGCTGGTGTACCGTCTCGCCGCCGCGTTCGCGCTCGGTGTGGTGGCCGGACTCGCGGTCGGGCCGCCCATCGAGGCGATAGCGCCGCTCGGCGAGCTGTTCGTGCGCCTCCTGAAGATGCTCGTGTTGCCCCTCGTGGTGTTCACACTGCTGTCGGGTATCCGGCGCCTGACGCCGTCTCGGATGGGTCGCATCGGGGGGTCCGTGGTGGCGCTGTACCTCGCGACGACGGCTGTCGCTGCCGTCATCGGCATCGCGGTGGCGAACCTGGTTCAGCCGGGAACGGGCGTGGAGTTCACGGGCGGCGAGGCGGTGTCCGCGGAGGCGCCGAGTCTCGTCGACGTGTTCCTCGGCATCGTGCCGACGAACCCTGTGAACGCGATGGCGTCCGGGGACGTGCTGTCGGTCATCTTCTTCGTGACGGCCCTCGGTCTCGGACTCGTGATTGCCCGCGACCGCGCGGACAGCGAGGAGGTCGAGACGTACGCGGAGGCCATCTTCGCGGGCGCTGCGGCGCTCACGGAGGCGCTGTTCAACGTCGTGTGGGCGGTGATGGAGTACGGCGTCGTCGGGGTGTTCGCGCTCGCCGCGACCTCCGTTGCTGGACTCGGACTCGACGCGGTGGCGACCCTCGGAACGCTGGTGTTCACGGTGACGCTCGGCGTCGTCGTCCACATCACCGTCACGTACCTCGGCATCATCACGGTCGGCGTGCTCGGGCGCTCGCCCGTAGAGTTCCTCGCCGGCGCGAAGGACGCGATGGTGACGGCGTTCGCCACGCGCTCCTCGTCGGGGACGCTGCCGGTGACGATGCAGCGCGCGGACGAGGCGTTCGGCATCGACGAGAGCCTGTACGGCTTCTCGCTGCCGCTGGGCGCGACCGTGAACATGGACGGCGCGGCCATCCGACAGGCCGTGACGGCGGTGTTCGCGGCGAACCTCTTCGGCGTCCCGCTCGGTCTCGGCGAACAGGTGACGCTGCTCGCGACGGTCGTGTTCGTCTCCATCGGCACGGCGGGCGTGCCCGGTGCGGGGCTGGTGATGCTCACCATCATCCTCGAGTCGCTCGGTCTCCCGCTCACGGTCGTCGGGTTCGTCGCCGGCGTGGACCCGCTTCTGGGGGCGGTCGCGACGATGAACAACGTCACCGGTGACCTCGCGGTGTCGACGGTCGCCGCGAAGTACAACGACGCCATCGACTTCACGACGGGCGTGTGGTCGGGCGGCGGGACGGAGGCGGCCGCGACGGCAGACTGA
- a CDS encoding glycosyltransferase, giving the protein MDATVVSMVFEGVAILICLSWIWVNSYHYYPMVVTALESLLQRATGPASTGQDLVANGSQPASPDSLTLTIPEQELPSIDVLLPAYREGSVIEHSIGSIREADYPQDKLTVTVLLEPDDDETTEVLDRIEDDYEFDALTVPPEYPGDQNKPRALNYGFEKISGDVVSITDAEDVVHPKLYRGVAEKLAAGHDYVQGRLDMVNENDGWMNLLFRAEYGYWYLVNTWAKYKRRYPIPLGGTTCFFPRELLETMSERRLEKYEDPWSETDWAWVEDHALQGYRPWDPQNVTEDFELGLFLWQEGYNAGYLRDTPTDEESPLSMHAWVRQRTRWKKGKIYTFFQYLRYPPDTTEGKFHVYTQSAVPHLGPVSLVATAVLLLGANLLGYPLHPITSTVLIAGFLMATVVVALYAYGYWTVSEKPWPMRLRRSTVVALTLPMYWFMQWVADVRALRQTYAGELHWAKTTHFGRNVDPDATAISGTTAYPADGEPTADAENSGWVNTEHLLALASVVFVGVGLRIYGLTDWSLYGDELYSVTSRAALPVRELLMVPLPLDSHPPLYYLLLHYWMDLFGNSVASIRSMSVLLGAGAILIMYALGTELYDSRTGLLAAFLLAISTFHIHYSRVARMYSLFVLLALASWYGFTRLRTRSTSASVVYVVSTALLVYTHVFGLFVVAAQYVYVLLSETNAGLDWRRWAGVQAAVGVLTAPWVARLTFHVWALLTGVREGGIISWVPPPRIGIVTNTVLRYVGWPHNFPLLVESGWSRLVAAVLVVVYVVCAVLAVATYTDDREWQFADISAVGQLSVLLAVPIVVPFLVSYLVTPVYFPRFTIPASLALFLLVAAGITNISARKHQIAVLVVIVACSGVLVGQYHTTSTEADWAASGECLTEGTEPGDLVLYQTFWTQNYVEYYQQSPGVTKRGVLSPDEPTANREYALNLTQVRAAAADHDQVWLFQYQPSAANRLLSTLRETHSITLVRDYGPMYVYRLERAPSPPVTWPTDPYAAEFPGVSAGSCGGAGE; this is encoded by the coding sequence ATGGATGCGACAGTGGTGTCGATGGTGTTCGAGGGGGTTGCTATTCTCATCTGCCTCAGTTGGATCTGGGTCAACTCCTATCATTACTACCCGATGGTCGTCACCGCCCTGGAGTCACTCCTTCAACGCGCCACGGGACCGGCGTCGACGGGTCAGGACCTCGTCGCCAACGGAAGCCAACCAGCCAGTCCCGACAGTCTCACACTGACGATTCCCGAGCAGGAACTCCCGTCCATCGACGTGCTGCTCCCCGCCTACCGGGAGGGGAGCGTCATCGAACACTCTATCGGGTCTATCCGGGAGGCGGACTACCCACAGGACAAATTGACCGTCACCGTCCTCCTGGAACCTGACGACGACGAGACGACCGAGGTGCTTGACCGCATCGAGGACGACTACGAGTTCGACGCCCTCACTGTCCCTCCAGAGTACCCTGGCGACCAGAACAAACCCCGCGCACTCAACTACGGCTTCGAGAAAATCAGTGGTGACGTCGTCAGCATCACCGACGCTGAGGACGTCGTCCACCCGAAACTCTACCGGGGCGTCGCGGAGAAACTGGCCGCCGGCCACGACTACGTCCAGGGTCGCCTCGATATGGTGAACGAGAACGACGGCTGGATGAACCTCCTGTTCCGCGCGGAGTACGGCTACTGGTATCTCGTGAACACGTGGGCGAAGTACAAACGCCGTTATCCCATCCCGCTGGGTGGAACGACGTGTTTCTTCCCCCGGGAACTCCTAGAGACGATGAGCGAGCGCCGCCTCGAGAAGTACGAAGACCCCTGGTCGGAGACGGACTGGGCGTGGGTCGAGGACCACGCCCTCCAGGGATACCGCCCCTGGGACCCCCAGAACGTCACCGAGGACTTCGAACTGGGGCTGTTCCTCTGGCAGGAGGGGTACAACGCGGGCTACCTGAGGGACACGCCAACCGACGAGGAGTCTCCGCTGTCGATGCACGCGTGGGTGCGACAGCGAACGCGCTGGAAGAAGGGGAAGATCTACACGTTCTTCCAGTACCTCCGATACCCACCCGATACCACCGAGGGGAAGTTCCACGTGTACACGCAGTCCGCCGTCCCCCACCTCGGTCCCGTCAGTCTCGTCGCGACGGCGGTCCTCTTGCTTGGCGCAAACTTGCTCGGATACCCACTCCACCCCATCACGAGCACCGTACTCATCGCCGGGTTTCTGATGGCCACGGTGGTCGTCGCACTGTACGCGTACGGCTACTGGACGGTGTCGGAGAAGCCGTGGCCGATGCGGCTGCGGCGCTCGACGGTGGTGGCGTTGACGCTGCCGATGTACTGGTTCATGCAGTGGGTGGCGGACGTTCGCGCACTCAGACAGACGTACGCTGGCGAACTCCACTGGGCGAAGACGACCCACTTCGGGCGGAACGTCGACCCGGACGCCACGGCAATCTCGGGAACGACAGCGTACCCGGCCGACGGCGAACCGACCGCCGACGCGGAAAACTCAGGGTGGGTGAACACCGAACACTTGCTCGCCCTCGCCAGCGTCGTCTTCGTTGGCGTTGGCCTGCGAATCTACGGCCTCACGGACTGGAGCCTGTATGGGGACGAACTGTACTCCGTCACATCGCGAGCAGCACTCCCCGTCCGGGAACTGCTCATGGTCCCGTTACCCCTTGACTCCCACCCGCCGCTTTACTACCTGCTGTTGCACTACTGGATGGACCTGTTCGGGAACTCGGTGGCGAGTATACGCTCGATGTCGGTCCTCCTGGGGGCGGGCGCGATACTGATAATGTACGCCCTCGGCACCGAACTGTACGATTCACGGACCGGCCTGCTCGCGGCGTTCCTTCTCGCCATCTCCACGTTCCACATCCACTACAGCCGCGTCGCCCGCATGTACAGCCTGTTCGTCCTACTGGCATTGGCGTCCTGGTACGGATTCACCCGACTCCGCACTCGCTCGACCAGCGCCTCGGTGGTGTACGTCGTCTCGACGGCGTTGCTGGTGTACACTCACGTGTTTGGGTTGTTCGTCGTCGCCGCCCAGTACGTGTACGTCCTCCTCTCGGAGACGAACGCGGGCCTCGACTGGCGGCGCTGGGCGGGCGTACAGGCCGCCGTCGGCGTGCTGACGGCACCGTGGGTAGCCCGACTGACCTTCCACGTGTGGGCGCTGCTGACCGGGGTCCGCGAGGGGGGCATCATCTCGTGGGTGCCGCCGCCACGCATCGGCATCGTGACGAACACCGTCCTGCGGTACGTCGGGTGGCCGCACAATTTCCCGCTGCTCGTGGAGTCCGGGTGGTCGCGGCTAGTCGCTGCAGTTCTCGTGGTCGTGTACGTCGTGTGTGCTGTCCTTGCAGTCGCGACGTACACCGACGACCGGGAGTGGCAGTTCGCGGACATCTCCGCCGTCGGCCAGCTTTCGGTGCTCCTCGCCGTCCCGATCGTGGTGCCGTTCCTCGTCTCCTATCTGGTGACGCCCGTCTATTTCCCGCGGTTCACTATTCCGGCGAGTCTGGCCCTGTTCCTGTTGGTCGCAGCGGGAATTACGAACATCTCCGCCCGCAAACACCAGATTGCCGTGTTGGTCGTCATCGTGGCGTGTTCGGGGGTGCTCGTCGGCCAGTATCACACGACGAGTACGGAGGCCGACTGGGCTGCCAGCGGTGAGTGCCTCACCGAGGGGACCGAACCAGGTGATCTGGTACTGTACCAGACGTTCTGGACGCAGAACTACGTCGAGTACTACCAGCAGTCTCCCGGGGTGACGAAACGCGGCGTGTTATCCCCGGACGAGCCGACGGCGAACCGCGAGTACGCCCTCAACCTGACGCAGGTCCGGGCGGCGGCTGCCGACCACGACCAAGTGTGGCTGTTCCAGTACCAGCCGTCGGCGGCCAACCGCCTGCTGTCCACGCTCCGGGAGACCCACTCCATCACGCTCGTCCGCGACTACGGCCCGATGTACGTCTACCGCCTGGAACGCGCCCCATCGCCCCCCGTAACGTGGCCCACTGACCCCTACGCCGCCGAGTTCCCCGGCGTAAGCGCGGGGTCGTGTGGAGGTGCCGGCGAATGA
- a CDS encoding 23S rRNA (uridine(2552)-2'-O)-methyltransferase, with protein MGNGKDHYYNKSKQEGYRSRAAYKLKQLDDELGLLFGGATVVDLGAAPGGWLQVAAEEANEHGKVVGVDFQRIDDLEDPKASVTTLRGDMTEADTREEIREVAGPSGVDVVLSDMAPNMTGEYSTDHARSVHLARMALDTAREVLVDGGHFAVKVFDGQDFEDFLADVEEEFAFTRVTSPDASRDSSSELYVVAKNFLNAPVEEGDTLAVEIVGEGDEGDGIAKVDGYTLFVADTEEGDTVDVEVTDVKPNFGFAEQV; from the coding sequence ATGGGAAACGGAAAGGACCACTACTACAACAAGTCCAAGCAAGAGGGCTACCGGTCGCGGGCCGCGTACAAGCTCAAGCAACTCGACGACGAACTCGGGTTGCTGTTCGGCGGCGCGACGGTCGTTGACCTCGGCGCCGCGCCGGGCGGCTGGCTGCAGGTCGCCGCCGAGGAGGCGAACGAACACGGGAAGGTCGTCGGCGTGGACTTCCAGCGCATCGACGACCTCGAGGACCCGAAGGCGTCGGTCACGACGCTCCGCGGGGACATGACCGAGGCGGACACCCGCGAGGAGATACGGGAGGTCGCCGGACCGAGCGGCGTGGACGTCGTGCTCTCGGACATGGCGCCGAACATGACCGGCGAGTACAGCACCGACCACGCGCGCTCCGTCCACCTCGCGCGGATGGCGCTGGACACCGCTCGCGAGGTGCTGGTCGACGGCGGCCACTTCGCGGTGAAGGTGTTCGACGGCCAGGACTTCGAGGACTTCCTCGCCGACGTGGAGGAGGAGTTCGCGTTCACGCGCGTCACCAGCCCCGACGCGTCTCGGGACTCCTCCTCTGAACTGTACGTCGTTGCGAAGAACTTCCTGAACGCGCCGGTCGAAGAAGGCGACACGCTCGCGGTCGAAATCGTCGGCGAGGGCGACGAGGGCGACGGCATCGCGAAAGTCGATGGCTACACGCTGTTCGTGGCGGACACCGAGGAGGGCGACACCGTCGACGTCGAGGTCACGGACGTGAAGCCGAACTTCGGGTTCGCTGAGCAGGTCTGA
- a CDS encoding endo-1,4-beta-xylanase → MSDRPTSRRRFLRAGVAGTSGVLLAGCSELWPGTRDASEEQADDAGGGSTTRVSDPDSETSDRIEANRTGRLVVTTRDENGDPVSDARVSVTMQAHAFDFGSSVDAYYLVDEAGPGGPYREQLRNLFNTAVVEHRNKWRPWEQSSERQYALDATTWLLSQGFRLRGHAVIWQRFDQPVVPKDVVAKVRSDDENRAAYVARRSREHVSDIVGHYAGDVAEWDVVNEQIHVHELTDVLNPDAPPTRAQALVEWFELAREAAGDATLYLNEHDVLTDDHPGVREDYETLARFLLNEGADLGGIGVQGHYKTPGETISPATVRERFDRYADLGLELKVTEYDTYGDEWTESEAATHLEQFLPAVFAHPATTGFLTWGFWDGAHWADNAPFFREDWSAKPACDVYRSLVFDEWWTTESGRTDSEGRFETSVFLGEHELVVSVAGESYVDRVLVTDPSRETAAEVRVSLG, encoded by the coding sequence ATGAGTGACCGCCCGACGAGTCGGCGCCGGTTCCTGCGTGCCGGCGTCGCCGGCACCAGCGGCGTTCTGCTCGCTGGCTGCTCCGAACTCTGGCCCGGCACTCGGGACGCGAGCGAGGAGCAAGCGGACGACGCGGGCGGCGGGTCGACGACGCGAGTCAGCGACCCGGATTCGGAGACGTCGGACCGCATCGAAGCCAACCGGACGGGGCGGCTGGTGGTGACTACCCGGGACGAGAACGGCGACCCGGTATCGGACGCCCGAGTGTCCGTGACGATGCAGGCCCACGCGTTCGATTTCGGGTCGTCCGTCGACGCGTACTATCTCGTCGACGAAGCAGGCCCGGGCGGCCCGTACCGGGAGCAACTCCGCAACCTGTTCAACACGGCCGTGGTTGAACACCGGAACAAGTGGCGGCCGTGGGAGCAGTCGAGCGAGCGTCAGTACGCGCTCGACGCGACGACGTGGCTCCTTTCCCAGGGATTCAGACTGCGCGGCCACGCAGTCATCTGGCAGCGGTTCGACCAGCCGGTCGTCCCGAAGGACGTGGTGGCAAAAGTACGCTCGGACGACGAGAACCGTGCCGCGTACGTCGCTCGGCGGAGCCGCGAACACGTCTCGGACATCGTCGGGCACTACGCTGGCGACGTCGCGGAGTGGGACGTGGTGAACGAACAAATCCACGTCCACGAACTGACGGACGTGTTGAATCCGGACGCGCCGCCGACGCGCGCCCAGGCGCTCGTAGAGTGGTTCGAACTGGCCCGCGAGGCCGCGGGCGATGCGACGCTCTACCTCAACGAACACGACGTGCTCACTGACGACCACCCCGGCGTCCGGGAGGACTACGAGACACTCGCACGATTCCTCCTGAACGAGGGCGCGGACCTCGGCGGAATCGGCGTTCAAGGCCATTACAAGACCCCCGGGGAGACCATCTCGCCGGCCACTGTCCGCGAGCGATTCGACAGGTACGCCGACCTCGGTCTCGAGTTGAAGGTGACGGAGTACGACACGTACGGCGACGAGTGGACTGAGTCCGAGGCGGCGACCCACCTGGAGCAGTTCCTCCCGGCAGTGTTCGCGCACCCGGCGACCACGGGGTTCCTGACGTGGGGGTTCTGGGACGGCGCGCACTGGGCGGACAACGCGCCGTTCTTCCGGGAGGACTGGTCGGCGAAGCCCGCGTGCGACGTTTACCGGTCGCTCGTCTTCGACGAGTGGTGGACGACCGAGTCGGGCCGAACCGACAGCGAGGGGCGGTTCGAGACGTCCGTCTTCCTCGGTGAACACGAACTCGTTGTCTCCGTGGCGGGCGAGAGCTACGTGGACCGAGTCCTGGTCACCGACCCGTCGAGGGAGACGGCCGCCGAGGTCCGAGTCTCACTCGGCTGA